The Hymenobacter sp. DG01 sequence ACGAGTGTTATTCGCTTAGATGGCCGAAACCCGCACAAACAGCAGAGGGGCTTTGCTCTGCTAGGCGGAACGTTCTATAAAGCTTACTGCTCCAGAATTTCCAGCTGCCAGCGGAGTTCTTCGTTGCGGATGGGGTAGGGGGCGCCCTGTCGCAGCGTCTGGTGTACAGCCTCAAACAGGCCCGGGTAGTTACCGCGCGGAGAGGCAAGAGTAGTCAAGGATTTTTCGCCGTTGCCGGATACCACGGTCAGTTCGCCGGCGCTGGAATCCAGGCCGTAAGCGGCATCGGTGGGCAGCATTTCCTGGTCGAGTTGGGTTTCCTGCACATCGGTGCGCGGCTTCTGGAAGGAGCCCAGCGTGCCGTGCAGCACGTAGGCCGGCACCGGGGCAGCCGTGAGCAGGCTGCCCGCCACGAACACGTTCAGCCCGCCGGGGTAGGCAAGGTGGTAGTGGAAGTAGTCGTTTACACGCGACTTAGGCCGGTTGCAGCTTAGGGTTTTGTGTACCCGCTCGGGCCGCCCGAACAAGCTCAGGGCCTGATCCAGAACGTGGGGGCCCAGGTCATAGCTCAGGCCGCTGCCGTGGGTAGCGGGGTCTTCCTTAAACACCTTGGCGTTGAGAGCCGCCTTGTACCGGTCGAAGCGGAAATGCACCTCGGTAATGCGGCCGAGCTGCCGGCTTTCCACTACCTCTCGCACCAGCTGAAAGTCGGAGTCCCAGCGGCGGTTTTGGTAGGCCAGCAGGTGCAGACCCCGCTCCTGAGCCAGGGCCAGCAGCTCATCAAGCTCCGCGAGGGTGGTGGTTACGGGCTTTTCGATGAGGACGTGTTTGCCCGCCCGCAGCGCTTCCCGTGCCAGCTCGAAATGCGTGCCGTTGGGGGTATTGATGATGACCAGCTCCAGCGCCGCGTCGGCCAGCAGCTCGGCCATGCTATCGTAGCTGATGACGCCGGGGTAAACCTCGGCCACTTGCTTGCGGCTGCGCTCCACCACCGCCCGCAGCTGAAAGCCAGGGTGCGTATGAATGAAAGGCGCGTGAAAAATGCGGCCCGACATGCCGAAGGCCAGGAGGCCGGTTTGGATAGGGTTGCTCATGCGAAGAGGGGTAGGGGGTAGCAGCAGTACGGCACTGCCCGCCAAAAAGCCGTAAGCAGTACTAGCTGCTAGCAGCGGCCACAAACAAACGCACAAACTTCCAGACCCCGATGCCTGCCCTCGACCGTTTTTCCAGCCAAGCCGAGCTCTACGCCCGCTACCGCATCAACTACCCTCCAGAGCTGTACCAGTGGCTGCTGCCCCAGGTGCCCGGGCGCGAGCGGGCTTGGGACTGCGCCACCGGCAACGGGCAGGTAGCCGTGGTGCTGGCCGAGCACTTCCAGCAGGTAGAAGCTACCGACCTCAGCGCCTCGCAGCTGGCCCAGGCCCCCGCCCGGCCCAACATCACCTACCAACCCTCAACCGCCGAGCACACGCCTTTTCCCGTTAGCCACTTCGATCTGATAACCGTGGCCCAGGCCCTGCACTGGTTTGACATGGCGGCGTTTAACCAAGAGGTAAACCGGTTGCTGCGCTCCGGTGGGGTAGTGGCCGAGTGGGGCTACGGGCTGGTGCAGGTAAGCCGGGAGCAGGACCCGCTGATCCGGGAGTTTTACGCCGGCACCATGCGGCCCTACTGGGATGAAAACCGCTGGCACATCGACGACGAGTATGCCCGCCTGCCCTTCCCGTTTGCCGGGGTGCAGCAGGCGCGGTTTGCGGTGCAGCGGCAGTGGTCGGCGGAGTGGTTTCTGAACTACCTGCGCACCTGGTCGAGCGTGGTGAAGTACGAAAAGCAGCACGGCCATGACCCCGTGCTAGGCATTGCCGACGAGCTAACCCGGCTGTGGGGGGACGGCGAACGGACGGTAACGTTTCCGGTTTTCGCGCGGTTGGGGCGGAAAGAATAGGTAAGGAGCGAGGTACTGACCCAAACCTATGCCCTCCGAATCCTGCCTGGCTTCCTACCTTCGGCTTCATGATGAAACCCACCCAAACTCTACCCCTCAGTGGACTGCAAGTACTGGAGCTGGCCTCGGTGCTGGCTGGCCCCCAGGTAGGGCAGTTTCTGGCCGAGCTGGGGGCTGAGGTCTTGAAGATTGAAGCCCCGGCCGGCGACGTTACCCGCACCTGGCGCACCCCCGCCGAAGCCCCCGGTACCACCGTTTCAGCGTACTTCAGCTGTGCCAACTGGGGCAAGCGCAGCCAGATCATCGACCTCACTACCCCCACCGGCCGCGCCGAAGTGCACCGCCTCGCTGCCTCCGCCGACATCATCCTAGCCAGCTACAAGCCCGGCGACGCTGAGAAGCTGCAGGTTGATTATGCTACGTTATCGGGCCTGAACCCACGCCTCATTTACGGCCACATCACCGGCTACGGTCCCGCCGCTAACCGCGCCGGCTACGACGCCGTGCTGCAGGCCGAAACGGGCTTCATGCACCTCAACGCGGCCGGCCCCGGCCAGGAACCCCAGAAAATGCCGGTAGCCTTAGTGGATCTACTCACGGCTCATCAGCTCAAGGAAGGTCTGCTCACGGCTCTCTACCAGCGCGAGAGAACCGGCCGGGGCGCCCTGGTACAGGTGTCGCTGCTGGACAGTGCCCTGGCTTCCCTGGCCAACCAGGCGGCTACCTACCTCGTCACGGGCCACGACCCTCAGCCCCTGGGCTCCGGCCACCCCAGCATTGTGCCCTACGGCACCGTGTACACCGCCGCTGACGGAGTGCGTCTGCTGCTGGCCGTAGGTGCCGATCGTCAGTTTCAGCAGCTGTGCGCGGTACTGGACCGCCCCGAATGGGCTACCGACGCGCGCTTTCAGACCAATACCAACCGGGTAGCGCACCGCGCCATATTGGAGGAACTGCTACACCAGCGCATCGCGGAGGTAACGGGCGCCGAGCTACTCGCGGAGCTGGAGCGGCGGCTGGTGCCTGCCGGGGCCGTGCGCAGCGTAGGAGAAGCCCTGCGCCACGAAGCTGCCGCACCTATGCTGCTGCCCGCCACGCCGGAGTTTCCACACGCCGGCTTGCGCACGGTGGCGTTTTGGAGCAATACCTGGCCGGTGGCTGAGCGGCTGCTACCCCCACCCGCGCCGGGCAACGCGCCGGAGTGAATATGAACAGTTAGCCGGGAGAAGTAGCGCGAAAATCCGTTTCGCGACGAGAGCAGCGAGTATCCCGAAACCGCGTGGGACTGGATACTCGCCTGCGGCTCGTTGCGAAACGGATTTTCGCGCTACTGGCTGCTCTTGTCGGGGGGCAACAGCTGGGTAAATCCATAGGGAGGTTCAGCCGGCTGGAGGGGGGTAGGGGCGAAGCCCTATCGGCCGCTGAAAACTCCTACCCCTGAAGTTTGCGTAGATACCAGCCGAAAGGCTGCTAACTGAGGCAGCCATTTTTCCACCGCCGCGCCGGGTAGTCCGGCCTCCGACTTGCTTTTACATGGAAGATACGCCTCATACCACGTCCGCTGCCGCGCTGCATGTGCCGCTGGAAGATGCCGCCCTGAGTGCCCCCACTACCACCACGGGCTGCCCCAACACCGATGGACAGCCGACCCACGCGCCCGGCGAGCCCGGCCCTACCCCCGAAGACCGCCTCGACCAGATTTTCGAAGGGTTGAAACAGAAGTCCTCAGCTAAGCAGGCCATCTACCGCAACACCCTGGCTACTTTCGACATGCTGCGAAAGGTGTCGCAGGAGCTGGTGGTGGAGCTGAGCCGCAAGATTACACCTGTCGATTCGACGGTGGTGATTGAGTACCGGCCCGTAAATGAAATGGAGTTTCACATCCGCTTTTCCGGCGACCTGCTGGTGTTCGTGCTGCACTCCAACATCGTCACCTTCCCCGAGGACTACGGTCCCATGGCCACGCAGTACGTGCAGGACGATTTCCGGCGCCGCTTCTTCGGCCACATCATGGCCTACAACTTTATGGCCGACAGCATCAAGTACCAGCGCATGAACGACCCCGGCTATCTGGTGGGGCGCCTGCTGGTCAACATCGATAATCACTATTTTCTGGAGGGCGTGCAGCAGCTGGAGCTGCCCGATAACGATATGTCGGACAACCGTATTACGGAAGAAGCCCTCAAGCTCTTCGTGGAAAGCGCCATGATTGCCGCCGTCAACAACGACCTAATTGCGCCGCCCCTCGACGACATCCAGAAAATCAGCGTGAAGCAGAAGCTGGAAAACCAGCAGGTCAGCCGGGCCCGCAAAGTCGGCTTCAGCTTCTCCCACGAGCAGTCTCCCATCAGCATCGATGGCCTGCCGTATTGAAAGGAGCAACTAAAGCGTGTCGTGGCGAGGGCACCGAAGTCATCCGTCCTCTTTATGTGAGATGCATAATAAACAGACAAGCCCTTGACGCTCGCACAGTCGTCAAGGGCTTGTTGCATTTCAGGGGGTAGCACGCTGGTCACGAAGGATGGCGTCGGCGCCCTCACTATTTCACTACCTCACCGCTTACCGCGCTGAGTACCCGACTTTCTCGCGCACTTTATTGAGGATGGTGGTGCCGTAGGCCTG is a genomic window containing:
- a CDS encoding Gfo/Idh/MocA family oxidoreductase; its protein translation is MSNPIQTGLLAFGMSGRIFHAPFIHTHPGFQLRAVVERSRKQVAEVYPGVISYDSMAELLADAALELVIINTPNGTHFELAREALRAGKHVLIEKPVTTTLAELDELLALAQERGLHLLAYQNRRWDSDFQLVREVVESRQLGRITEVHFRFDRYKAALNAKVFKEDPATHGSGLSYDLGPHVLDQALSLFGRPERVHKTLSCNRPKSRVNDYFHYHLAYPGGLNVFVAGSLLTAAPVPAYVLHGTLGSFQKPRTDVQETQLDQEMLPTDAAYGLDSSAGELTVVSGNGEKSLTTLASPRGNYPGLFEAVHQTLRQGAPYPIRNEELRWQLEILEQ
- a CDS encoding class I SAM-dependent methyltransferase, producing MPALDRFSSQAELYARYRINYPPELYQWLLPQVPGRERAWDCATGNGQVAVVLAEHFQQVEATDLSASQLAQAPARPNITYQPSTAEHTPFPVSHFDLITVAQALHWFDMAAFNQEVNRLLRSGGVVAEWGYGLVQVSREQDPLIREFYAGTMRPYWDENRWHIDDEYARLPFPFAGVQQARFAVQRQWSAEWFLNYLRTWSSVVKYEKQHGHDPVLGIADELTRLWGDGERTVTFPVFARLGRKE
- a CDS encoding CaiB/BaiF CoA-transferase family protein gives rise to the protein MMKPTQTLPLSGLQVLELASVLAGPQVGQFLAELGAEVLKIEAPAGDVTRTWRTPAEAPGTTVSAYFSCANWGKRSQIIDLTTPTGRAEVHRLAASADIILASYKPGDAEKLQVDYATLSGLNPRLIYGHITGYGPAANRAGYDAVLQAETGFMHLNAAGPGQEPQKMPVALVDLLTAHQLKEGLLTALYQRERTGRGALVQVSLLDSALASLANQAATYLVTGHDPQPLGSGHPSIVPYGTVYTAADGVRLLLAVGADRQFQQLCAVLDRPEWATDARFQTNTNRVAHRAILEELLHQRIAEVTGAELLAELERRLVPAGAVRSVGEALRHEAAAPMLLPATPEFPHAGLRTVAFWSNTWPVAERLLPPPAPGNAPE